The sequence TCTGTTATCAAAAATTTCTATTTTTAATTTTAAAAATATGTCTACTACAGTATTTTCTAATTCAAATATAATATTTCTCTCTCAAATAAATTGGATAGATAAACTTATTATAAGTACTAGTATTTCTTTAAACATTATATTAAGTTTAATTTGTATAGGGTGTTTATTTTTCATTTTCTTTAGAGTAAAAAATAAGTTTTTTTCTCATAATTAATGAATCAATGAATTTTTATAAAATTTAAAAGAGCTGAATGATTTAATCATTCAGCTCTTTTAAATCCTTTTAATTCTTTACGATTTTTATCAATGGTAGATTCCAACTCTTGCAATTGTTTTTGTAATTGAGCTAATATACTATCTGCATATTCATTGGTTCCTAACCTTATCTCTTTTGCATTTTGCTGAGCTTTTTGTAATATTTCTTCTGCTTGTTCATATGCATTTTTAGTTATTTCATTTTCATCTACCATTTTTCTAATATAACTTTCTGCTTCTTGAGTAATTGTTTCTGCTTCTTTTTGAGCTTCTACTAATATTTTTTTTCTTTCTTCTTGAATCCATTTGGCTTGTTTTATTTCATCAGGAAGATTTTCACGAATATCTTCTATAATATTTAATGCTTCTTGAGGATCTATCATAATGCGACTAGAAAAAGGAACATTTGCCCCATTATATATTAAATCTTCCAACTGATCTAATAATTTTACGACTGACATATTTTTCCCCCTTTTATACTATTCTTTTCTTTTACTTTTTTAATTTTTCTAAAATAGCTTCTTCTACAATTTCAGGAACAAGTCCCTTTATACACCCCTTAAAAAAAGCTACTTCCTTTACAATACTAGAACTTAAATAGGAATACTCACTATTAGTCATCATAAACATAGTTTCCACTTCAGGAAATAATTTTTTATTCATTAATGCCATTTGAAATTCATATTCAAAATCTGAAACTTGTCTTAAGCCTTTTATAATAATATTTGCTTTTTTTTTCTTCATAAAATCAATTAATAGTCCAGAAAAACTATCAATTTCAACATTCTCCATTTTTCCAGTTGTTTCTTGTAAAAGTCCTATTCTCTCTTGTACAGTAAAAAAAGGATTTTTATTAGGATTATGTAAAACTGCAACAATTACCTTATCAAAAGTTTTTGATGCTCTTTGTATAATATCTAAATGTCCATTTGTAACTGGATCAAAGCTTCCAGGATAAACACAAATTCCCATTTAATTTTCCTCCTTCATAAAAAAAGACAATACTGTATTCCCATAAATCCTCTGCTGTAAACAATATAATCCTTCTTGATCTTTTAGAAAATCCTTTTTACTATGTTCAACAATAATTAAACTAGAAGGATGTAATATATTAATATTTATAATTTCTAATAGTGTTGGCTGAATAAACCCTTTTAAATAAGGTGGGTCTAAAAAAATAATATCTATTTTTTGACAATAGGAGGAAATTTCACGAATTCCACTAACGATATTTTTAGAAATTATTTTAGACCGATTCAGTAAATCAGTGATCTGTAAATTTTTTTTAATAAGTTCTAAACTTTCAGGATGATTATCGATAAAATAGCATTTCTTTGCACCTCTACTTAAAGCTTCAATTCCAATAGCACCCGTTCCTGCAAAACAGTCTACAAAAACAGAATCCACTACTTTATTCCCTAATATACTAAAAAGAGCTTCTTTAATTCTTTCAGATGTTGGTCTTATTCTATTCCCTTTAGTAGTAATTAAATGTCTTCCCTTAGCACTACCTGTTATAACCCTCATAGATACCTCCCTAAAACTCATATTCATTTTAGCATAGTTTTCTTTATATAAAAAGGAATATTTATATTCCTTTATGGTAAAAATTTTTATCATAATTATATCACATTTTTATGATAGTCATAATACTTTTCTAAATATAAATAAAAATAAAGGAAGCAATTTATAAATTGCTTCCTTTATTTTTATTTATATTATTTACTAGACAAAGATCTTTCATATTGTTCTACCATTTTTTTTACCATATATCCACCAACATAACCATTTTGTCTAGAAGATAAATTCCCCTTATCTTGAGTATCATAGTTAGCAATTCCTAATTCATTAGCCACTTCAAGCTTAAATTGATCTAAACCTTTTTTAGATTCAGGTACTAATACTCTATTTCTTCCTGTATTATTTTGATTTGCCATTTTTTTCACCTCCCTTTTATCTTTGTAAGTTTAATTTAACCAAAAGGTAAAAAAAATAAACTAGTAATTATACACTGTAATTCATTTTTTTGGAATAAATACTAGTATTTCTACTACTCTCTTAATTTAAAATTACTTGATCCAATTTTTTCTCAAATTTTTTTAAAATATATTCCTCTAATGTTGACTTTTCTTTCATCTCATAAACTTCTTTACATGCTTTTTGGGTCATTTTTAATATATTCATATCTCGAAATATATTAGCAATTTTAAACTCAGGTAACCCATGTTGACGAACACCTAAAAAGTCTCCTGGACCTCTCATCATTAAATCTTTCTCTGCAATAATAAAACCATCATTAGTATCGGTCATTGTTTTCATGCGTTTGTTAACAATTTCATTGTTTTTATTAGTTACTAAAAAACAATAAGACTGAGAATTGCCTCTTCCTATTCTTCCACGTAGCTGATGCAATTGAGCCAATCCAAATCTTTCGGCATTTTGAATTACCATAATACTAGCATTAGGAACATCCACACCTACCTCAATAATGGTTGTTGATAAAAGAATATCAATATTTCCTTGTTTAAATTGTTGCATAATTTCTTGTTTCTGAGTATTTTTCATTTTCCCATGAATCAATTCTATTTTTTCTGTACAAAAATATTTTTTTTTCAATTTTTGTGCTAACGTTGTTATAGAATAAGCTTCCATATTCTCAGATTCTTCTATAAGAGGACATACAATATATGCTTGTCTTCCCATTTGAATTTGTTCTTTTACAAAAGAATATAATTTTTCTTCTAAATTACTACTAATCTGATAAGTTTTTACCTTTTTTCTACCAGGTGGTAATTCATCTATAATAGATATATCGAGATCCCCGTATAATATAAAAGACAGTGTTCTTGGAATAGGAGTTGCTGTCATAATCATAATATGAGGATTTTTACCTTTATTACTTAACTGTGCTCTTTGCTTTACTCCAAATCTATGCTGTTCATCAGTAATAACCAATCCTAGCTTAAAAAATTCAATATTTTCTTGAATAATAGCGTGGGTACCAATAACAATATCTACTTCTCCCTTTCTAATTTTTTTTATGGATTCCTTTTTTTCACTTGGCTTCATATTACCTGTTAATAAAAGCATACGAATACCAAAATTTTTATATAGCTTTTCTAATGTAACATAATGTTGAATTGCTAATATTTCTGTAGGAGCCATCATAGCTCCCTGATATCCATTTAAATAAGCAATAAATAAACTGATAGCAGCAATGATTGTCTTTCCAGATCCAACATCTCCCTGAACAAGTCTATTCATTATTTTTCCTGAGATAAAGTCCTTTTTTATCTCTTCTACCACTCTATTTTGTGCATTAGTTAATTGAAAAGGTAATTGTTGGATAAATTTTTCTAACTCAAGTGTTGATTTCAAAATAATTCCTTTTTCTTGCTGTTTATTTTGTTCTTTAATAAGAAATAACGCCATTTGAATGGAAAAAAATTCATCAAAAATAAGCCTTTTTTTTGCAATTTTATAATGTTCCTTGTCTTTAGGAAAATGAATATTTTCTAAAGCAAAATTTATTTCACATAGTCTATACTTTTTTCTAATAATATCAGGTAAATATTCTTGAATATTACCTTTCATCTCATCTAAAGTAAATCTTACATATCTTCTGATTTCTTTTTGATTTAAATAGGAAGTTGTAGAATAAATAGGTAAAATTTCTGGTTCTATAAATTTTTGATCTTCTATAATCTTATAATCTGGTGATACTATCTGAATGCGATAAAAACGTTTATTAATTTTACCATATAAATAATATTTTTTTCCTATCTTTAAAATATTTTTCATAAAAGGTTTATTATACCAAATGGCTTCTCCAATTACACCATTATTCTCAATACTTACTTTAGTAATAATTAAATTTCTATTATTTACTCGTATATTCATTCCATTTCCTATTACTTTTGCAATAATTCCAGTGTATTCCCCATCTCTACAATCAGAAATTTTTTTTATTTTAGTTCGGTCCTGATAAGTTCGTGGATAAAAACATATAAGATCTTCAATGGTTTCTATACCCATTTTTTTGAATTCTTTCTTTTTTTTAGGACCTATTCCTTTAATTTTTTCTATAGAATCTATCAATTTCATTCTTCCCATCCTATTCTATACATTCTATACCGTAAAAAAAATTTTTATTCTACAGAAATAATATAATAATATAAAGGTTGTCCCCCTTCATGTATTTCGATATCAAGTTGTGAAAAATGATCTTCTATCTTTTCTTGTATAAATTCTCTATGCTTTTTAGAAACACCTTCTCCGGTAAAAATAGTAATTAATTCATCATCATCTTCTAACATTTCTTGAATTAACTGAATTGCTACTTCATTAATATCCTTGCCAACAGTAATAATATTCCCATCATAAATTCCAATAATATCATTTTTATTTATTTTTAAATTATTCACTTGCGTATCCCTTACAGCAAAAGTCACTTGACCAGTTTTTACTTTTTTTATAGTATCTTTCATATTTTTATAATTATCTATAGAATTATTTTCAGGATTAAATGCTAATAATGCAGAAATCCCTTGTGGAATGGTTTTTGTTGGAATAATATAAACATTTTTATTAGATATCTCTTTTGCTTGATTGGCAGCCATAAATATATTACTATTATTAGGTAATATATAAATATGCTTAGCATGAATTTTGTTAATTTCCTTTATAAAATCTTCTGTACTAGGATTCATAGTTTGGCCACCTTGAATAATACTATCTACACCTAAGTCTTTAAAAATCTCTATAATTCCTTTTCCTGTTGCAACAGTAATAAATCCATAATTTTTTTCTTCTATAGATCTCATTCTTTCTTCCTTAAAATCAAATTGATTTCTATGTTGTTCCCTCATATTATCTATTTTTATATTTATTAATTCTCCTATTTGTAATGCATATTCAATTACTTTTCCAGGATGATTTGTATGAATATGAACCTTTATTTTATTATCATCCCCCACCACTAATAAAGAATCTCCCATCTTAGATAAATAAGATTTTATAATATCTGTAGAAACTTTTTTAGCAATAATCATAAATTCTGTACAATATCCAAATTTAATATTCGAACTGGAATTTGTTTTAGAATTTTTCTTTTTAAATTCATTTATAATACTATATGAAAATCTTTCACTTTCTTTAAAATTTTCTTCAAAAAAAGCCTTATAAGCACCTTCAAGGATATACATAAATCCTTTTCCACCAGCATCAACAACTCCCGCTTCTTTTAAAACTGATAACATATTAGGAGTCTCAGATAATACGTTATTTCCATATTCTATAATTTTTTCTAAAAAAGTTTCTAATGACTGGAATTTTTCTACATTTTCTACAGCAAATTTTGATACTTCTCGAGTAATCGTTAAAATTGTACCTTCTGTAGGCTTCATTACTGCTTTATAAGCCATGTCTGTTCCTGATTGCAATGCTTGAGCAAAATCTTTTAATTTTAAAATTTCTTTATTTTTACATTCTTTTGCAAATCCCCTAAAAAGTTGAGATAAAATTACTCCTGAATTTCCTCTTGCCCCCATTAGAGACCCGTTAGCTCCAGTATCTATAATTTTAGATAGCTCATTTGTATTTATATTTGATATTTCTTTTACTGCGAATTGTATGGTTAAAGCCATATTAGTCCCAGTATCTCCATCTGGCACAGGAAAAACATTTAAATTATTAACAAATTCTTTATTGTTTTGAAGATTTTGAGCAGCAAAAAAAATCATCTTCTTTAGTAAGGGACCATCTATATATTTTATTTCCAATTTAAGTACCTCCTTGAAACTCTTAAACTCTAACACTTTCTACATTTACAATTACTTTTTGAACTTTCAAACCTGTCAAATGCTCCACAGTATATTTTACCTTATCAATAATGTTCTCTGCAACCACTGAAATTTTAATTCCGAACTCTATAATTACAAACAAATTAATAATTAGTTTGCCTTCATTCTCTACAACTTTTACGCCTTTACTGAGATTTTCTCTTTTTAATAATTCTACAATTCCATCCCTTCCTTTTTTTGACGCCATACCTACTAATCCATAACATTCCATAGCAGCAAGTCCTGCAATATTTGCAAGTAAATCTTCTGAAATATATATTGTACCTAATTTATTATGTATTTTCCCAGGCAATTTATAAACCTCCTTAAATTAATTTCATTATAAATTTTCCTTATTCTATTTTATCTTATAATCCTTTAGGCTTCAACTAAGGTTTTTGGAAAATTTTTTCATACTTTGAGGAATATTTCAACCTTTTATTGCATTTTTCTTTTAGTATATGTTACAATATACATGCTCATTTAAGTTTTTATAGTTCCTTTTGCGAAGGAGGTGGAATATATGGCAAGAGAATGTTATATATGTAAAAAAGGAGCAGTTTCTGGTAATCAAATAAGCCACTCCACTAAACATACAAAAAGAGTTTGGAAACCAAATCTTAAAACAGTAAAAGCAAATATTAATGGTACACCTAAAAGAATTACAGTATGTACAAGGTGTTTACGTTCTGGTAAAGTTGAAAGAGCAATTTAGATAAAAGCGTGCATGTGACAATAAGTTCACAGCACGTTTTTTATCTAAATTTTTATTTTTTGCTAGAAAGCTTTTTAATGAAATATTTTACACATTTTGGAAGCTTAAAAAATACTATTTTCACAACAATCTCCTCCTTAAATTGATACATTTTATAATAAATATTAGAACAATTATCATTAAAAACAAACATATTTTTTTAGAATCTATGATTATAATATAAATAAGGAAAAACAATATTATTAATAATAATATTGCTGGTAATATTAAATATTTTCTATATCTTAACCATATTTTCCATCTAATCATGGATACCACATCCCTGCTTAACTCTTAATTACTATGTAAAATTTATTTAAAGAATATATATGGATTTATAAAAAACATATGTTTAGTCAAAGGCAAAGATAAATTTTAAAATTTAAATAAGTCAAGGTCTATAATAATATACTATTATCAAACCTTGACTTATGTTACAACATTTTTTAATCT is a genomic window of Garciella nitratireducens DSM 15102 containing:
- a CDS encoding ATPase, whose product is MSVVKLLDQLEDLIYNGANVPFSSRIMIDPQEALNIIEDIRENLPDEIKQAKWIQEERKKILVEAQKEAETITQEAESYIRKMVDENEITKNAYEQAEEILQKAQQNAKEIRLGTNEYADSILAQLQKQLQELESTIDKNRKELKGFKRAE
- the coaD gene encoding pantetheine-phosphate adenylyltransferase; translated protein: MGICVYPGSFDPVTNGHLDIIQRASKTFDKVIVAVLHNPNKNPFFTVQERIGLLQETTGKMENVEIDSFSGLLIDFMKKKKANIIIKGLRQVSDFEYEFQMALMNKKLFPEVETMFMMTNSEYSYLSSSIVKEVAFFKGCIKGLVPEIVEEAILEKLKK
- the rsmD gene encoding 16S rRNA (guanine(966)-N(2))-methyltransferase RsmD, which gives rise to MRVITGSAKGRHLITTKGNRIRPTSERIKEALFSILGNKVVDSVFVDCFAGTGAIGIEALSRGAKKCYFIDNHPESLELIKKNLQITDLLNRSKIISKNIVSGIREISSYCQKIDIIFLDPPYLKGFIQPTLLEIININILHPSSLIIVEHSKKDFLKDQEGLYCLQQRIYGNTVLSFFMKEEN
- a CDS encoding alpha/beta-type small acid-soluble spore protein; this encodes MANQNNTGRNRVLVPESKKGLDQFKLEVANELGIANYDTQDKGNLSSRQNGYVGGYMVKKMVEQYERSLSSK
- the recG gene encoding ATP-dependent DNA helicase RecG; its protein translation is MKLIDSIEKIKGIGPKKKKEFKKMGIETIEDLICFYPRTYQDRTKIKKISDCRDGEYTGIIAKVIGNGMNIRVNNRNLIITKVSIENNGVIGEAIWYNKPFMKNILKIGKKYYLYGKINKRFYRIQIVSPDYKIIEDQKFIEPEILPIYSTTSYLNQKEIRRYVRFTLDEMKGNIQEYLPDIIRKKYRLCEINFALENIHFPKDKEHYKIAKKRLIFDEFFSIQMALFLIKEQNKQQEKGIILKSTLELEKFIQQLPFQLTNAQNRVVEEIKKDFISGKIMNRLVQGDVGSGKTIIAAISLFIAYLNGYQGAMMAPTEILAIQHYVTLEKLYKNFGIRMLLLTGNMKPSEKKESIKKIRKGEVDIVIGTHAIIQENIEFFKLGLVITDEQHRFGVKQRAQLSNKGKNPHIMIMTATPIPRTLSFILYGDLDISIIDELPPGRKKVKTYQISSNLEEKLYSFVKEQIQMGRQAYIVCPLIEESENMEAYSITTLAQKLKKKYFCTEKIELIHGKMKNTQKQEIMQQFKQGNIDILLSTTIIEVGVDVPNASIMVIQNAERFGLAQLHQLRGRIGRGNSQSYCFLVTNKNNEIVNKRMKTMTDTNDGFIIAEKDLMMRGPGDFLGVRQHGLPEFKIANIFRDMNILKMTQKACKEVYEMKEKSTLEEYILKKFEKKLDQVILN
- a CDS encoding DAK2 domain-containing protein; its protein translation is MIFFAAQNLQNNKEFVNNLNVFPVPDGDTGTNMALTIQFAVKEISNINTNELSKIIDTGANGSLMGARGNSGVILSQLFRGFAKECKNKEILKLKDFAQALQSGTDMAYKAVMKPTEGTILTITREVSKFAVENVEKFQSLETFLEKIIEYGNNVLSETPNMLSVLKEAGVVDAGGKGFMYILEGAYKAFFEENFKESERFSYSIINEFKKKNSKTNSSSNIKFGYCTEFMIIAKKVSTDIIKSYLSKMGDSLLVVGDDNKIKVHIHTNHPGKVIEYALQIGELINIKIDNMREQHRNQFDFKEERMRSIEEKNYGFITVATGKGIIEIFKDLGVDSIIQGGQTMNPSTEDFIKEINKIHAKHIYILPNNSNIFMAANQAKEISNKNVYIIPTKTIPQGISALLAFNPENNSIDNYKNMKDTIKKVKTGQVTFAVRDTQVNNLKINKNDIIGIYDGNIITVGKDINEVAIQLIQEMLEDDDELITIFTGEGVSKKHREFIQEKIEDHFSQLDIEIHEGGQPLYYYIISVE
- a CDS encoding Asp23/Gls24 family envelope stress response protein, which produces MPGKIHNKLGTIYISEDLLANIAGLAAMECYGLVGMASKKGRDGIVELLKRENLSKGVKVVENEGKLIINLFVIIEFGIKISVVAENIIDKVKYTVEHLTGLKVQKVIVNVESVRV
- the rpmB gene encoding 50S ribosomal protein L28, whose protein sequence is MARECYICKKGAVSGNQISHSTKHTKRVWKPNLKTVKANINGTPKRITVCTRCLRSGKVERAI